Proteins from one Mycobacterium sp. SMC-2 genomic window:
- the kstD gene encoding 3-oxosteroid 1-dehydrogenase — MTAQEHDVVVVGSGGAGMVAALTAAHQGLSTVVIEKAAHFGGSTARSGGGVWIPNNEVLKRDGVRDSAEAARTYLHGIIGDIVEPERIDTYLDRGPEMLSFVLKHTPLKMCWVPRYSDYYPEAPGGRAEGRSIEPKPFDARKLGADMPGLEPAYGKVPLNVVVMQQDYVRLNQLKRHPRGVLRSLRVGARTMWAKATGKNLVGMGRALIGPLRIGLQEAGVPVLLNTALTDLYVEDDVVRGVYVRDTGASESSEPRLIRARRGVILASGGFEHNEQMRVKYQRAPITTEWTVGAKANTGDGILAAEKLGAALELMEDAWWGPTVPLVGAPWFALSERNSPGSIIVNMSGKRFMNESMPYVEACHHMYGGEFGQGPGPGENIPAWLVFDQQYRDRYIFAGLQPGQRIPRKWMDSGVIIQGETLEELAQKAGLPVAEFTATVARFNGFARSGVDEDYHRGESAYDRYYGDPTNKPNPNLGELTHAPYYAAKMVPGDLGTKGGVRTDVHGRALRDDGTIIEGLYAAGNVSAPVMGHTYPGPGGTIGPAMTFGYLAALHIAGER, encoded by the coding sequence ATGACAGCACAGGAGCACGACGTCGTCGTGGTCGGGAGCGGCGGAGCCGGCATGGTGGCTGCCCTTACCGCCGCTCACCAGGGGCTTTCCACCGTAGTCATCGAGAAAGCTGCGCATTTTGGCGGCTCGACCGCACGGTCCGGTGGGGGCGTCTGGATTCCCAACAACGAGGTGCTCAAGCGTGACGGCGTCCGGGACAGCGCCGAGGCGGCCCGGACCTACCTGCACGGCATCATCGGCGACATCGTCGAACCGGAGCGCATCGACACCTACCTCGACCGTGGGCCCGAGATGCTCTCGTTTGTGCTGAAGCACACCCCGCTGAAGATGTGCTGGGTTCCGCGCTACTCCGACTACTACCCCGAGGCGCCGGGCGGCCGCGCCGAAGGCCGCTCGATCGAGCCGAAGCCATTCGACGCCCGCAAGCTGGGTGCCGACATGCCCGGGCTGGAGCCGGCTTACGGCAAGGTGCCGCTCAACGTCGTTGTGATGCAACAGGACTACGTGCGGCTGAACCAGCTGAAGCGGCACCCGCGGGGCGTGCTGCGCAGCCTGAGGGTCGGCGCCCGCACGATGTGGGCGAAGGCGACCGGCAAGAACCTCGTCGGCATGGGCCGGGCGTTGATCGGCCCGCTGCGGATCGGGTTGCAGGAGGCCGGCGTTCCGGTGTTGCTCAACACCGCGCTGACCGACCTGTACGTCGAGGACGACGTGGTGCGCGGGGTCTATGTCCGCGACACCGGCGCATCGGAGTCATCCGAGCCGAGGCTGATCCGGGCCCGGCGGGGGGTGATCCTCGCCTCCGGCGGTTTCGAGCACAACGAACAGATGCGGGTGAAGTATCAGCGTGCGCCGATCACCACGGAGTGGACCGTCGGAGCCAAGGCCAACACCGGCGACGGCATCCTCGCCGCCGAAAAGCTCGGGGCCGCACTGGAACTGATGGAAGATGCCTGGTGGGGCCCGACGGTGCCGCTGGTGGGTGCGCCGTGGTTCGCGTTGTCGGAACGCAATTCGCCGGGATCGATCATCGTCAACATGTCGGGCAAGCGGTTCATGAACGAGTCGATGCCCTACGTCGAGGCCTGCCACCACATGTACGGCGGGGAATTCGGCCAGGGGCCCGGGCCGGGCGAGAACATTCCGGCGTGGCTGGTGTTCGACCAGCAATACCGGGACCGCTACATCTTCGCGGGATTGCAGCCGGGACAACGCATTCCCCGCAAGTGGATGGATTCCGGGGTCATCATCCAGGGCGAGACGCTCGAGGAGCTTGCCCAGAAGGCCGGCCTGCCCGTTGCCGAGTTCACCGCGACGGTGGCGCGATTCAACGGCTTCGCCCGCTCGGGCGTCGACGAGGACTACCACCGCGGCGAGAGCGCGTACGACCGCTACTACGGCGACCCGACCAACAAGCCGAATCCCAACCTGGGCGAGCTCACCCACGCGCCGTACTACGCCGCCAAGATGGTGCCCGGGGACTTGGGCACCAAGGGCGGCGTCCGCACCGACGTCCACGGCCGTGCGCTGCGGGACGACGGCACGATCATCGAAGGCCTTTATGCCGCAGGCAATGTCAGCGCACCGGTGATGGGCCACACCTATCCGGGGCCGGGCGGCACGATAGGGCCGGCGATGACCTTCGGATACCTGGCCGCACTGCACATTGCGGGGGAACGCTGA